The Nostoc sp. PCC 7524 nucleotide sequence CTTGGGAAAGCTGACGCACAACATATAATACCTGAAAAACACCTTTAGCATCTACCATGAGGCAGAAATTTCTATGGGATGTTTCACAATTGCCATTACCTACTGCACAACATAGCCACTAAGGCAATGTTGTTAAAAAACGCAACTACACACTAAGCCGAATCAAGGGGCAGAATATTTCCTGGGAGTTACTTGGTAGATGTAGCTAAATTATTAGAAATACTAGCAACAGACACAGTTGATATCTGCTTATCTGCTTGCTAAGTTAGTTACAAGTCTATCAAGAAAATCTCGATTTTGTCACGCTCAATTCAGTTTTTGATGACTTAGATAAGGACTGATGTAGTTCCCCCAGGAAAGAGGAATTATTTGATCAGTATTTTATCTATTGAGTATGTACAAATTCAATAATCAACAGATTACCATTAACTCTTGACGAAATAATTAATTACATAAAAATTAATGAAAGTTGTATTTTTTGGCACACCTGAATTTGCTGTTCCCACCCTAGAAAAATTGCTGTGTCACAGAGAATTTGAAGTTTTGGCAGTTGTCACCCAACCAGATAAACGTCGAGAGCGTGGTAACAAACTTACACCATCACCCGTAAAAATTGTCGCCAATCATTACAATATCCCAGTATGGCAACCGCAGCGAGTGAAAAAAAATACGGAAACTTTGACACATCTCCAGCAACTAGATGCAGATGTGTTTGTGGTGGTTGCTTATGGGCAAATTTTGTCACAAAAGATTTTGGATATGCCAAAGTTAGGTTGTGTTAACGTGCATGGCTCGATTTTACCAAAATATCGTGGTGCTGCTCCTATTCAATGGTGTTTGTACCACGGGGAACAGGAAACCGGAATCACTACGATGCTGATGGATGTAGGGATGGATACTGGAGCCATGCTACTCAAGGCTACTACACCAATTGGCTTGTTAGACAATGCTCAGGATGTAGCTAAGAGGTTATCTGAAATTGGTGGCGATTTATTGATAGAAACATTAATCAAGCTGCAACGCCAGGAAATTCAACCCATTCCTCAAGATGATGATGCAGCCACCTACGCATCCTTAATTCAAAAGCAAGATTATGGTTTAGATTGGTCAAAGAGTGCTATACAATTGCACAATCAAATTAGAGGTTTTTACCCCAATTGCACTGCTATCTTTCGTGACCAGACTTTAAAGATTATAGCTGCCCTTCCCCTTGGTGCTACTTACAGAGATGAGCTACCACCGGAATTACAGAAAATTTATCAAAAATTACCTGATTTATCCAATATATCCGGTAGCCCAGGAGAAGTAGTAAGCATCGCCAAGGGAATAGGCGCAGTCATCCAAACTGGTGAGGGACTTTTGCTATTGCGAGAGATTCAGCTAGCTGGGAAACGTCCCCAGTCAGGATGGGATTTTGTGAATGGTACGCGTCTAACTGTAGGAGAAGTGCTAGGTAATGGAAGTTAGTATCCGAAGACAGTAATTGAGGGTGGGAGTAGGGAATGGGGAATAGGGAGTAGATATTCTAAGATGTTAACGCCCCGCTCCGCTAACAGCACCTGCTAAACGCTGCGCTACCGCTAAGAGAACACCAAAAAATAAATAATCCGAAATTGCTGGTTTGGTAGGGTGCGTCAGTATGAATAATTTCTGGGTATAGTTAGGTTCTATCGCACTGACGCACCATACATTATTGGATATTTTTTTGATCTGGAAGTCCCTAACAGCAATCAACACTGTCTGATATTTCATAAAAACGGCAAGATTCGCAAGGGCCGTTGGGGTTAACTGCACAGCGAATGATTTCAGAATGGGCATTATATTTACAGCTAGCATCCCCAACTACCCAACGTCCTGCGACTAAAGTTTTTTCTGCTGGCCTTTGAGCAGATTGGACGTAAACGGCTATGTTGTGCAAGCGATAACGCCCTGATTTAAATTGATATCTATGGCGGCGTTCTAAAACTGCGTAGGTTTTGCCTTGGAAATCAAGATAGTTTCCGGGTTGAGGTGTCCAATCGAGTTGAACTTTACCGAGGGAGCGACGTGGATGCGTCAGAATTACCTCAGTTGGTAAAGAATCTGGCTCCATAAGTTTATATTATGTGATTTACATTATAAAAATGGTATCGCAGGAGCCTACCTAGGTAGCTAAAAATAGGGAGTAGGAAATGGGCGGTGGGGAGTGGTGTAACTAAAAATTGCTGTCAGTGCGATCGCTAGTTATCAATTTATCATTCCAGTACCAAGACAATTTCTGCAACACACTATATTGGTAATTTTTGCTTAATTATTAAAATATCGTTACATTCTCTTCAAGATTAGTAATTGATAGAGGAATGTTAATCAGTACGATAGATAACTACTGGGTGGAAGTTTTTAACTCAAATATTCCTTTATATATCGTTACAAATTAGCGAAATTTCTCATGAGGTTATTGGCACAAATACGCGACTCTAATGTGGCTGTTTTATAGGAAAAGGGGGCGATCGCGTAAAAGCAGAAATTCCAAAGTGCCTATTAAATTGTTTGAAGTTATGTAGCCTTTTACTTACGGCGTATAAGCGACTGCGGTAAACTATGCCTTGATTATGATTCTTTCACAGAAAAGAACACTGGAAAGGAGCCGTTTTTTCAATGTCTCATACCGTAAAAATCTACGATACCTGCATTGGCTGCACCCAATGTGTCCGCGCTTGCCCAACTGACGTTCTGGAGATGGTTCCTTGGGACGGCTGCAAAGCTGCTCAAATCGCCTCTTCCCCCCGTACAGAAGACTGTGTAGGCTGCAAACGTTGTGAAACTGCTTGCCCCACCGACTTTTTGAGCATCCGGGTTTACCTGGGCGCAGAAACGACTCGCAGTATGGGTCTAGCTTACTAAGGAATTCACTTCTAATTCCTGATTTGGCTTACCATTAAGTGTCTCGATAGCAAGCATCTTTAGCATTGTAGGGTGGGCGGCGATCGCCCATCCTACAATGTCAAACTTCAAAAATAACAATATACCTAGTGGCAAAAGGGGCAATCTGCTCCTTTTTTTCTTGGTGCAACGCGACATTTTGACCAGCATCTATACTGGATTTAATTCTCCAGAACAAAGGGTGGTGTGAGTCATGTGTGGCATTGTTGGGTATATAGGCACTCAAGCAGCAACAGAAATTTTATTGGCAGGTTTAGAAAAACTAGAATATCGGGGTTATGACTCGGCAGGAGTTGCCACGGTTTGGGAAGGAGAGGTTAATTGTGTACGAGCCAAAGGGAAACTCTACAATTTACGTTCCAAACTGGAACAATTGGCAACTCCTGCCCAAATAGGAATCGGACATACACGCTGGGCAACTCATGGCAAGCCAGAGGAACATAACGCCCATCCGCACATGGATACGGCTATGCGAATCGCCGTTGTCCAAAATGGGATTATTGAAAACTACCGTGAGTTACGTGAGGAACTGAAAACCAAAGGGCATCAATTCCGTTCTGAAACCGATACAGAAGTCATTCCCCACCTGATTGCAGAATATTTAAAAAATCTGCCCTCTCCCCCTCTTCCCCTGTCCCCCTCTCTCTTTTTAGAGGCAGTTCGTCAAGCCGCTAATCATCTGGAAGGGGCATTTGCGATCGCAGTCATTTCGGCTGACTACCCCGACGAGTTGATTGTAGTTCGCCAGCAAGCACCTTTAGTCATAGGATTTGGTCAAGGGGAGTTTTTCTGCGCCTCTGACACGCCAGCGATCGTAGCCTATACTCGCGCCGTCCTCCCCCTGGAAAATGGCGAAATTGCCCGTCTCACCCCCTTGGGAGTGGAGATTTATAATTTTGCTGGTGACAGGCTCAAAAAACAGCCTCGGATGCTCAACTTGAATCCCACGATGGTAGAGAAGCAGGGATTCAAACACTTCATGCTCAAAGAAATTTACGAACAGCCGGGAGTGGTAAGGGCAAGTTTAGAAGCATACTTTGAGCATGAGGCGAATGATCATCAATCTCCAGTGCATCTGGGCTTACCTGAAGAATTTTACTCAGACTTAGAACAAATTCACATCGTCGCCTGTGGTACAAGTTGGCACGCCGCATTAGTAGGCAAATACTTACTCGAACAATTAGCCGGAATTTCTACTCAGGTACATTACGCCTCTGAGTATCGCTATGCACCGTCACCCCTCACACCGAATACCTTAATTATTGGCGTTACCCAATCTGGGGAAACCGCCGATACCTTAGCGGCTTTAGCAATGGAAAAAGAACGCCGCCTAGGACTAGCCTCCGAATATAGAGCTAGACTGTTAGGGATTACCAATCGCCCAGAAAGTAGCCTTGGTTTAATGGTGTCTAATATCATCAATACCCTGGCAGGAATTGAAATCGGTGTAGCTGCGACTAAAACCTTTATTGCTCAACTCATGGCGTTTTATGCCTTAGCGTTAGATTTAGCTGCTCGCCGTCAGACAATAGCAGCAGAAAAACTAGCAGAAATTATCCAAGGTTTACGCCAGATTCCCCAAGCCATTGAAGATACATTAGAAAGCCAGGAAGAATTAACCGAACACCTAGCCCATGAATTTGCTGATACTCAAGACTTCATCTTTTTGGGTAGAGGGATTAACTTCCCCATTGCTTTAGAAGGGGCATTGAAATTAAAAGAAATCAGCTACATTCACGCTGAAGGTTATCCGGCTGGAGAAATGAAACACGGCCCCATTGCTTTGTTAGATGCGAAAGTTCCTGTAGTGGCGATCGCAGTTCCCGGTAATGTATATGAAAAGGTAATTTCCAACGCCCAAGAAGCCAAAGCCAGAGATTCCAGGTTAATTGGTGTGACTCCTGTCAACGATGGCGAAGCAGCAGAAATATTTAATGATTTACTACCTGTGTCATCAGTGGATGAATTATTATCACCC carries:
- the psaC gene encoding photosystem I iron-sulfur center protein PsaC → MSHTVKIYDTCIGCTQCVRACPTDVLEMVPWDGCKAAQIASSPRTEDCVGCKRCETACPTDFLSIRVYLGAETTRSMGLAY
- the fmt gene encoding methionyl-tRNA formyltransferase, whose protein sequence is MKVVFFGTPEFAVPTLEKLLCHREFEVLAVVTQPDKRRERGNKLTPSPVKIVANHYNIPVWQPQRVKKNTETLTHLQQLDADVFVVVAYGQILSQKILDMPKLGCVNVHGSILPKYRGAAPIQWCLYHGEQETGITTMLMDVGMDTGAMLLKATTPIGLLDNAQDVAKRLSEIGGDLLIETLIKLQRQEIQPIPQDDDAATYASLIQKQDYGLDWSKSAIQLHNQIRGFYPNCTAIFRDQTLKIIAALPLGATYRDELPPELQKIYQKLPDLSNISGSPGEVVSIAKGIGAVIQTGEGLLLLREIQLAGKRPQSGWDFVNGTRLTVGEVLGNGS
- the glmS gene encoding glutamine--fructose-6-phosphate transaminase (isomerizing): MCGIVGYIGTQAATEILLAGLEKLEYRGYDSAGVATVWEGEVNCVRAKGKLYNLRSKLEQLATPAQIGIGHTRWATHGKPEEHNAHPHMDTAMRIAVVQNGIIENYRELREELKTKGHQFRSETDTEVIPHLIAEYLKNLPSPPLPLSPSLFLEAVRQAANHLEGAFAIAVISADYPDELIVVRQQAPLVIGFGQGEFFCASDTPAIVAYTRAVLPLENGEIARLTPLGVEIYNFAGDRLKKQPRMLNLNPTMVEKQGFKHFMLKEIYEQPGVVRASLEAYFEHEANDHQSPVHLGLPEEFYSDLEQIHIVACGTSWHAALVGKYLLEQLAGISTQVHYASEYRYAPSPLTPNTLIIGVTQSGETADTLAALAMEKERRLGLASEYRARLLGITNRPESSLGLMVSNIINTLAGIEIGVAATKTFIAQLMAFYALALDLAARRQTIAAEKLAEIIQGLRQIPQAIEDTLESQEELTEHLAHEFADTQDFIFLGRGINFPIALEGALKLKEISYIHAEGYPAGEMKHGPIALLDAKVPVVAIAVPGNVYEKVISNAQEAKARDSRLIGVTPVNDGEAAEIFNDLLPVSSVDELLSPILTVVPLQLLAYHIAARRGLDVDQPRNLAKSVTVE
- a CDS encoding DUF6464 family protein — translated: MEPDSLPTEVILTHPRRSLGKVQLDWTPQPGNYLDFQGKTYAVLERRHRYQFKSGRYRLHNIAVYVQSAQRPAEKTLVAGRWVVGDASCKYNAHSEIIRCAVNPNGPCESCRFYEISDSVDCC